CCCAGCACCACCATGAGGAGAAAGACCGCCAGCATGGTCGTAAGCCAAGTGGCGACCAGCCGTTGGTCGCGAGCGGCGGGTTCGCGCGTTTCAGCTCGAGCGCTCATTGGACAGAGATCTCCGCCATCATGATCGTGTGGGCGGCGCCGCAGTACTCGAGGCAGAGGACGTGGTACGTCCCGGGCTCCTCGAAGCGAACGCGCAGGTGGTTGACGTATCCGGGCATCGCCTGGGTCTGGGCGACGAGCCGGCCATCTGGGTCGTAGATACCGAAGCCGTGATTCACGTCCTTCGACGTGACGGCGAACTCAACCAGCTTCCGCGCGGGGAGCACCAGGGGATGCCCGACGCTCTGGCCGTCGGCCTGAAAATCCCAGGCCCACATCCAGCCGACGACGTCGATCTTCTTGTCCGGCGTCTCCAGGGCAGAGCGGACATAGGGGGTCCGCGCGAGCGTCAGGAAGAGCAGGAGAGCGAGCCCGGCGATTAGCGCGACGGCGTAGTACCGCCGCACGCGGTAGACGGTCGCCGGTGCGTCCGCCTTCCGTGACGCGGCTCGCCGCATGACGAAGAGCGTGATGCCGATGACGATGAGCGAAAGGACGAGCGATAGGAGCGCGGCCTTAAGCTGGATCATGGTTTGCCCCGTCTTCCTGGCAGCTGCGGAGAGGAGCCGTCGACCGAGCCCGGAGTCGAGCCGGATCGACGCGGAACAACCGCTCGCCCCTGCCTGGGCGGACCGGCGCTCCGGTGCGTCCGGCGGCGAAGGAAGTCGCGCAGGACGATCGCGTTGTTGTGCTCCGTGTCGCGAGCGGCGTAGAGGAGAGTGATCGGCCGGTCGTGGAGCGCGGCACGGAGCGGTTCCCAGGCTTCCGGGCGAGCACGAAGCTCGAGCTCGTAGCGCTGTCGGAACGCGGGCCACCGATCGGCGCGATGGTCGAACCATTGCCGCAGCTCCCGGCTCGGTGCGACCTCGGGGGACCAGGTCACGCCTGCGAGGTCGGACTTACGGAGACCCCGCGGCCAGAGCCCGTCGACGAGGAAGGCACGACCAAGCGCCTGCGGGGAGCGCTCATACACGCGCTCGATCGCGATCGTGACGGCCGCTGTCTTCTTGGCAGTTGTCATGATTAACAGCATTTTAAGCTTGACAATGAAGCCCGTCAAGCCTACGCTTTCGTTGGAAGGTCGAAGATGCCGATGAGCTCCCCAGTCAGCGTTTCACCTCGAGATGTCGTCCCACGCCGGCCCGCGGTCTCCGTTCCACCGCGTCGGGAGATCCCGTCGATTCCAGGGTCGGGCAGGTCTGCGAGCCAGCCGGTAGGCATCGACCGAAGGCAGTTGGATCGGTGGGAGAACGAAGGGGGCGCTCTTGGTTCTGACGCCAGGGGTGGCCCACGGGCTTTCCTCGGAGGGGGAGGCGCCGGATGACTGTCGTCCCCTTCCGCCTGGAGGATCCAGGATCCGCGGTGAAAGAGCAGCCCGCCGGCCCGCTGAGCCAAGATGCAAAGTCGGTCATTCCCGAGGCGCTGGATCTGCGGCACGCATACTCGCTCATGCACTTGGCGAGAGTCCTCGACGACAAGGCTCCGAACTATCTGAAGCAGGGGCTCGGCTGGTCGTACCACGCGCCGTGCGCTGGCCACGACGGAATCCAGATTGCGCTCGGTCTCACGTTTCGGCAGGGCCAGGACTACCTGTTCCCCTACTACCGCGACCTCGCGACCTGTCTGGCGGCCGGAATTTCGGTTGAGGAGATCCTGCTCAACGGACTATCGAAGCGCGATGACGTCGCCGCCGGCGGCCGGCACATGTCCAATCACTTCGCGAAGCCCGCGATCGGAATCCAGAACGTCTCGTCGTGCGTCGCCAACCACGCTCAGCACGCTGCGGGTCTGGGCCGCGCGATCGTGACCTACGACTCGGATGCGATCGTTTTCTGCTCGCTGGGCGAGTCCTCGACTTCCGAGGGCTACTTCTATGAGGCTGTCAACGGCGCCTCGCGCGAGAAGCTCCCGGTGGTCTTCGTCGTCCAGGACAATGGTTACGGAATCTCCGTTCCGAAAAGCGACCAGACTGCCAATCGTTTCGCTTCGGACAACTTCGCCGGCTTCCTCAACCTCGAGATTCTCCACTGCGACGGAACCGATCTCGTCGACTCGATGCGCGCCTTGCGGGCTGCCGTGCGCTATGTCGCCTCCGGTGCGGGGTGTGCCCTGGTCCACGCGGAGTGCGTGCGCATCCACTCGCATTCGAACTCGGATCGGCACGAGCTCTACCGCAGTCGCGAGGAGCTCGACAAAGCCCGAGCGCGGGATCCGCTCGCGCGGCTCCGTGCGCGCGTGATCGAGGAGGGAGTGGCCACCAAGGACGAGGTCGCGGCGATCGAGAGCGAGAACTTCCGGATCTACGAAGAGTGTGCCGATCGAGTTCGCCGCGCGCTCGATCCTGATCCGGCAACGGTCCTCGATTTCGTCGTACCGGATCCCTGGCAACCCGAGGGCGATGGCCTCGCGGAGGTCGACTGGACCCCTGCCGAGGCGGCGGGGACGGCCCTGCCCGAGATGTCGTTCATCGAGGCACTCAACTCGACGCTCAAAGAGCTCTTCCGCGAGAACCCGGACACCTATCTGTGGGGGCAAGACGTCGCGAACAAGGACAAGGGTGGCATCTTCAACGTCAGCAAAGGGCTGCAGCAGGAGTTCGGAGCGCGCCGAATCTTCAATGGCCCGATCGCCGAGGACTACATCCTCGGCACCGCCGATGGCTTCTCGCGGTTCGACGAGCGCATCCGCGTCGTGGTCGAGGGCGCGGAGTTCGCGGACTACTTCTGGCCGGCGGCCGAGCAGATGGTGGAGATGTCGCACGAATTCTGGCGTACCCGCGGCCAGTTCGTGCCCAACGTCACCATCCGCCTCGCCTCGGGCGGATATATCGGAGGTGGCCTCTATCACTCGCAGAACATCGAAGGGTGGCTCGCCACGCTGCCCGGGATCCGGATCGTAACGCCGGCCTTCGCCGACGATGCAGCCGGATTGCTTCGGACGGCCGTCCGCTCCCGCGGAATCACGGTCTATCTCGAGCCGAAGTTCCTCTACAACGCACGTACGGCGCGAGCCCACGTTCCGCCCGGCTTCTGCGTGCCATTCGGCAGGGCGCGGCGGCGCCGCGCTGGAAGCGAGTTGACGATCGTCACCTATGGCACCGCTGTTCATCTTGCGCTCGAAGCTGCCGAGCACCTGGCCGAGGAAGGCCGGAGCGTCGAGGTCCTCGACCTGCGCTCGCTGGTTCCGCTCGACTGGGAGGCGATCGCCAGGTCCGTGCGGAAGACCTCGCGGGCACTCGTCGTCCACGAGGACAAGGTTCATGGGGGATTCGGTGGGGAGATCGCAGCACAGATCACCTCGAAGCTGTTCGCCTACCTCGACGCGCCGGTCGACAGGGTCGGTTCGGCCTTCACTCCCGTAGGCTTCCACCGGGTGCTGGAGCGTGCGATCCTCCCCGACGTGGATCGAGTTCTCGAGGCGGCGCGGAGGACCCTTGCCTATTGATGCCCGGAGTGGGTCCTTGACTGGCGGAGGTCGGCGCCGCACCTCGAGAGCACGGCGCGAAGCCGCGGCAATCACGACAATGAAAGGAATGGGACCATGAGCAAGGCACTTCCGATCATCGGTCCAGGGATCGGTGAGAGTCAGCGAAGGCTCCTCGAGC
This genomic window from Holophagales bacterium contains:
- a CDS encoding 2-oxoisovalerate dehydrogenase; its protein translation is MTVVPFRLEDPGSAVKEQPAGPLSQDAKSVIPEALDLRHAYSLMHLARVLDDKAPNYLKQGLGWSYHAPCAGHDGIQIALGLTFRQGQDYLFPYYRDLATCLAAGISVEEILLNGLSKRDDVAAGGRHMSNHFAKPAIGIQNVSSCVANHAQHAAGLGRAIVTYDSDAIVFCSLGESSTSEGYFYEAVNGASREKLPVVFVVQDNGYGISVPKSDQTANRFASDNFAGFLNLEILHCDGTDLVDSMRALRAAVRYVASGAGCALVHAECVRIHSHSNSDRHELYRSREELDKARARDPLARLRARVIEEGVATKDEVAAIESENFRIYEECADRVRRALDPDPATVLDFVVPDPWQPEGDGLAEVDWTPAEAAGTALPEMSFIEALNSTLKELFRENPDTYLWGQDVANKDKGGIFNVSKGLQQEFGARRIFNGPIAEDYILGTADGFSRFDERIRVVVEGAEFADYFWPAAEQMVEMSHEFWRTRGQFVPNVTIRLASGGYIGGGLYHSQNIEGWLATLPGIRIVTPAFADDAAGLLRTAVRSRGITVYLEPKFLYNARTARAHVPPGFCVPFGRARRRRAGSELTIVTYGTAVHLALEAAEHLAEEGRSVEVLDLRSLVPLDWEAIARSVRKTSRALVVHEDKVHGGFGGEIAAQITSKLFAYLDAPVDRVGSAFTPVGFHRVLERAILPDVDRVLEAARRTLAY
- a CDS encoding DUF488 family protein; this encodes MTTAKKTAAVTIAIERVYERSPQALGRAFLVDGLWPRGLRKSDLAGVTWSPEVAPSRELRQWFDHRADRWPAFRQRYELELRARPEAWEPLRAALHDRPITLLYAARDTEHNNAIVLRDFLRRRTHRSAGPPRQGRAVVPRRSGSTPGSVDGSSPQLPGRRGKP
- a CDS encoding cytochrome c oxidase subunit II; the protein is MRRAASRKADAPATVYRVRRYYAVALIAGLALLLFLTLARTPYVRSALETPDKKIDVVGWMWAWDFQADGQSVGHPLVLPARKLVEFAVTSKDVNHGFGIYDPDGRLVAQTQAMPGYVNHLRVRFEEPGTYHVLCLEYCGAAHTIMMAEISVQ